The genomic stretch ACCCTGCTGCTGCTCGGGCCGCCGGGTGTGGGCAAGACCCACCTGGCGGTGGCGCTGGGCCGGGAGGCGGTGCGTCTCGGTCACAGCGTCCAGTACGTCGGTGCCATGGAGCTGATCAGCGCCCTGGCCAAGGCCCAGGCGCAGCACGCCCTGGAGGGCCGGCTGACGCAGTACGCCAAAACCCGGCTGCTGATCATCGATGAGCTGGGCTACCTGCCGCTGGAGCCGAACGCTGCGTACCTGTTCTTCCAGCTGATCTCCCGCTGCTACCAGCGCGGCAGCGTGCTGATCACCTCCAACCGCCCCGTCATGGAATGGGGCGAGGTGTTTGGCGATCAGGTGGTCGCCACAGCGATCCTCGACCGGCTGCTGCACCACAGCCACGTGCTGACGATCCGGGGCGACAGCTACCGGCTCAGGGAGAAGCGGCGCAGCGGCCTGATCCGCCCGCAGGCGGGCGGTTCCTCCTCACCGGACAGCGCTGGCCTACGGCCACCACCGCCCGGTGAGAAGGCCTAAGGGGAACCCGGATCAAGCGGCACAGATGCCGCAGCCAACAACAACGACACGACACCCACCGATGAAACACCGATCCAAGGGCAGCCGTAAGGCCCCCATCAGCAAGCCATCAGGTGGACCAGTTTTCGTGTCGCCGGAGGACCAAAAGCGGATGTCGCTTGACACGGGTGGAGATCCCGCCGGTGTAGGCCTCCATCACCACGGCGTAGAGCGCCTTGTCCACCCGGCGGCGTGGCTCCAGCCAGCTGGGAAAGAAGCTGCCCTGCCGCAACCTGGGAATGGCCAGGCTGAGGTCGCCCACCTGGGTGGTGAGCAGCCGCTCCCGGTAGCCGTTGCGATGGGTGGAGCGCTGATCGGGGCAGCGCTCATGGAGTTGAGCGCCCGTGAGGGCAGAAACCTCGGCTTCCAGCAGGTCCTGGAAACCCCGGCGCACGATCTCTGGGATCAGGGCGCCAGCGGTGGTGCCCTCCATGAGCTGGCTCAGCTCGGAGGCGCCACTATGGGTGAGGGTCATGGTCTGTGTTCGGTTTGGTGGTAGTTCTCCGAACAGGGTCACAGACCGGCCCACCCATTGCCACAGCTGAAATCTGAGGGAGGTGAGCCGTCAGCCCCGGCTACGCCGGGGCTGATCCTCCTGAGTTACACCACTTGCTGGGACGCCGCTATGGCCCGGGAGCAGATGCTGGCGGCGGTCTACGGGCAAGGTCAACGGCTGAGCCGTTTGATCAGTGACCTGCTGCTGTTAGCCCGGCTCGATGGATCCGAGGCCGCAGCGGCTGTGCAGCCCTGCTCCTTGGCTGAGATCGCGCGCGATCTCCTGGAGGAGACCAGCGAGGCGGCGGCAGCAGCCGAAGTGCAACTGCGTCTGCTGGGTGGTGAAGACGATCTCACTGTGTTGGGGGTGGAGTCAGAGCTCTATCGGCTCGTGTCCAACCTGCTCCAGAACGCGATTCAATACACGGCCCCAGGCGGTGAGGTGGTGCTGAGCCTGAAGCGTGAGGGAAATCATGGGGTGCTGCAGGTGCAAGACAGCGGCATCGGCATCAC from Synechococcus sp. CBW1107 encodes the following:
- the istB gene encoding IS21-like element helper ATPase IstB: MSPTNPRNRSTAAIPPVPTEELEAMLTRLRLPAIRDRLDALLEEAARREMNLREALAWLCAAEVARKDQLRMEMALRLARFPYVRTLEAFDFEAQPSIDPAQIRELATCRWVANGDTLLLLGPPGVGKTHLAVALGREAVRLGHSVQYVGAMELISALAKAQAQHALEGRLTQYAKTRLLIIDELGYLPLEPNAAYLFFQLISRCYQRGSVLITSNRPVMEWGEVFGDQVVATAILDRLLHHSHVLTIRGDSYRLREKRRSGLIRPQAGGSSSPDSAGLRPPPPGEKA
- a CDS encoding transposase, producing the protein MTLTHSGASELSQLMEGTTAGALIPEIVRRGFQDLLEAEVSALTGAQLHERCPDQRSTHRNGYRERLLTTQVGDLSLAIPRLRQGSFFPSWLEPRRRVDKALYAVVMEAYTGGISTRVKRHPLLVLRRHENWST
- a CDS encoding cell wall metabolism sensor histidine kinase WalK, yielding MAREQMLAAVYGQGQRLSRLISDLLLLARLDGSEAAAAVQPCSLAEIARDLLEETSEAAAAAEVQLRLLGGEDDLTVLGVESELYRLVSNLLQNAIQYTAPGGEVVLSLKREGNHGVLQVQDSGIGITPADQQRIFDRFFRSDPGRSRRQGGTGLGLSIVAAIVRRHHGQISVDSTPGFGSVFSVTLPLAG